The Kitasatospora setae KM-6054 genome contains a region encoding:
- the tdh gene encoding L-threonine 3-dehydrogenase, translating into MKALVKLNAEPGLWMTDVPEPEVGPGDVLIKVLRTGICGTDLHIRAWDNWAQQTIKTPMTIGHEFVGEVAAVGAAVADVSVGDLVSGEGHLVCGKCRNCLAGRRHLCRNTIGLGVNRDGAFAEYVALPASNVWVHRVPVDLDVAAIFDPFGNAVHTALSFPLVGEDVLVTGAGPIGIMAAAVAKHAGARNVMITDVSPYRLDLARRLGVTLALDVSRQTIEDGQHQLGLREGFDVGLEMSGRPEAMQSMIANMTNGGKIAMLGLPADGFPIDWARVVTSMLTIKGIYGREMFETWYAMSVLLEGGLDLSPVITGRHPVQDFEAAFDEAAGGNCGKVILDWTTL; encoded by the coding sequence GTGAAGGCACTCGTCAAGCTGAACGCCGAACCCGGACTCTGGATGACCGACGTCCCGGAACCGGAGGTCGGCCCCGGCGACGTCCTGATCAAGGTCCTGCGCACCGGCATCTGCGGCACCGACCTGCACATCCGCGCGTGGGACAACTGGGCCCAGCAGACCATCAAGACCCCGATGACCATCGGCCACGAGTTCGTCGGCGAGGTCGCCGCCGTCGGCGCCGCCGTCGCGGACGTCAGCGTCGGCGACCTGGTCAGCGGCGAGGGCCACCTGGTCTGCGGCAAGTGCCGCAACTGCCTGGCCGGCCGCCGCCACCTGTGCCGCAACACCATCGGCCTGGGCGTCAACCGGGACGGCGCGTTCGCCGAGTACGTCGCGCTGCCCGCGAGCAACGTCTGGGTGCACCGCGTCCCGGTCGACCTCGACGTCGCCGCGATCTTCGACCCGTTCGGCAACGCCGTGCACACCGCGCTGTCCTTCCCGCTGGTCGGCGAGGACGTCCTGGTCACCGGCGCCGGCCCGATCGGCATCATGGCCGCCGCCGTCGCCAAGCACGCCGGCGCCCGCAACGTCATGATCACCGACGTCTCCCCGTACCGCCTCGACCTGGCCCGCCGGCTCGGCGTCACCCTCGCGCTGGACGTCTCGCGGCAGACCATCGAGGACGGCCAGCACCAGCTCGGCCTGCGCGAGGGCTTCGACGTCGGCCTGGAGATGTCCGGCCGCCCCGAGGCGATGCAGTCGATGATCGCCAACATGACCAACGGCGGGAAGATCGCCATGCTCGGCCTGCCCGCCGACGGCTTCCCGATCGACTGGGCCCGGGTGGTCACCTCGATGCTCACCATCAAGGGCATCTACGGCCGCGAGATGTTCGAGACCTGGTACGCGATGTCCGTGCTGCTGGAGGGCGGGCTCGACCTCTCCCCGGTGATCACCGGCCGGCACCCCGTCCAGGACTTCGAGGCCGCATTCGACGAGGCCGCCGGCGGAAACTGCGGCAAGGTCATCCTCGACTGGACGACGCTGTGA
- a CDS encoding serine hydrolase domain-containing protein — translation MPAQRLLLPRSAPSAVGVSSRAVGAFLDRLAELSVECHSLVVVRRGQVVAEGWWAPYSAQRPHLLYSLTKSVTALAVGLAVADGLLATDDLVVDLLPEHVPADASAQARRITVHHLLTMTAGHPRNSLEEAWRREPGDLVRGFLGLPFDAPEGTRHVYDDATAFLLARIVERVTGRGLAEFVDERLFGPMGVGPAEWDRVRGGAVFGFQGLHLTTEAVAALGELLLRGGSWGGRQLVPRAWVELATRRHIDSEPFIEGADDPDFACGYGYQFWRSRHGFHANGAYGQQCVVVPAHDLVVAVTAQGRSQTVFDALWEFLLPGLAPLEGPDGPDTAAGPDRLDTADGPEQDALLAERLRRLSLPLVPGTAEPGRAARAKLDAAAAESALPDGTQAAVEPVDGGWRVSLGPLPDTGTVLDFEVGHGGWRESAPLGRPVVAAGGWQDGRFHADLYVITTPHRVRLTLDPAAGTATALWSTPPLTGPRLELHLRAPLLTRPDVC, via the coding sequence ATGCCCGCTCAGCGCCTCCTGTTGCCGCGTTCGGCGCCGTCCGCCGTCGGTGTGTCGTCCCGGGCGGTCGGGGCGTTCCTGGACCGGCTGGCGGAGCTGTCGGTGGAGTGCCACTCGCTGGTGGTGGTGCGGCGCGGGCAGGTCGTCGCGGAGGGCTGGTGGGCACCGTACTCGGCCCAGCGGCCGCACCTGCTCTACTCGTTGACGAAGTCGGTGACGGCCCTCGCGGTGGGCCTGGCGGTCGCGGACGGGCTGCTGGCGACGGACGACCTGGTGGTCGACCTGCTGCCGGAGCACGTCCCGGCGGACGCCTCCGCGCAGGCCCGCCGGATCACCGTCCACCACCTGCTGACGATGACCGCCGGGCACCCCCGGAACAGCCTGGAGGAAGCCTGGCGGCGGGAGCCCGGCGACCTGGTCCGCGGCTTCCTGGGGCTGCCGTTCGACGCGCCCGAGGGGACCCGGCACGTCTACGACGACGCGACCGCCTTCCTGCTGGCCCGGATCGTGGAGCGGGTCACCGGCCGCGGCCTGGCCGAGTTCGTGGACGAGCGGCTGTTCGGGCCGATGGGCGTCGGGCCCGCCGAGTGGGACCGGGTGCGCGGTGGCGCGGTCTTCGGCTTCCAGGGCCTGCACCTGACCACCGAGGCGGTGGCGGCCCTCGGCGAACTGCTGCTGCGCGGCGGCAGTTGGGGCGGGCGGCAGCTCGTCCCGCGCGCGTGGGTCGAGCTGGCGACGCGCCGGCACATCGACTCCGAGCCGTTCATCGAGGGCGCGGACGACCCCGACTTCGCGTGCGGCTACGGCTACCAGTTCTGGCGCTCCCGGCACGGCTTCCACGCCAACGGCGCCTACGGGCAGCAGTGCGTGGTCGTCCCCGCGCACGACCTGGTGGTCGCGGTGACCGCGCAGGGCAGGTCCCAGACGGTGTTCGACGCCCTGTGGGAGTTCCTGCTGCCCGGCCTCGCCCCGCTGGAGGGCCCGGACGGCCCCGACACCGCAGCCGGCCCCGACCGCCTGGACACCGCCGACGGCCCGGAGCAGGACGCGCTGCTCGCCGAGCGGCTGCGGCGGCTGTCGCTGCCGCTCGTCCCGGGCACCGCCGAGCCGGGCCGGGCGGCCCGCGCGAAGCTGGACGCCGCCGCCGCGGAGTCGGCGCTGCCGGACGGCACGCAGGCCGCGGTCGAACCGGTCGACGGCGGCTGGCGGGTCAGCCTCGGGCCGCTGCCCGACACCGGGACGGTCCTCGACTTCGAGGTGGGCCACGGCGGTTGGCGGGAGAGCGCCCCGCTCGGCCGCCCCGTCGTCGCCGCCGGCGGCTGGCAGGACGGCCGCTTCCACGCCGACCTGTACGTGATCACCACCCCGCACCGGGTCCGGCTGACCCTCGACCCGGCGGCCGGGACGGCGACGGCGCTCTGGAGCACCCCGCCGCTGACCGGCCCCCGGCTCGAACTGCACCTGCGCGCACCGCTGCTGACCAGGCCGGACGTCTGCTGA
- a CDS encoding alpha/beta hydrolase has product MGGRLPAAGFAPALALTLALTGTAAQAQAAAAEHPRPPVWTDCPADPSGAPVDPALRCTTVRVPLDYRKPDGRTIEIAVSRLATAKPGLRRGVLVHNGGGPGVASLHLPSATAAGYPREVLDRYDLIGFDPRGVGHSTPVTCGRTPAEVPWQRVFPFPAPDGSIAPNTRFARDLARDCLAAGGDLVRHLTTADTARDLDRIRAALGERRISYRAASYGTYLGAVYAELFPGRTDRLVLDANVDPNTTWQQRLASWDAGAELRFADFAAWAAERDADLHFGATPAAVRAGYLALAAALDRAPVRHPVAGPVDGNLWRTLYRLDSYHTALFPEIADWWSYLAAGGTGPVPYWWLDKPATPGVPADNDIAAFVAVLCNDTPADRDPARYQRAVTESRARNPISAGMGADITPCAFWPAPAEPAVRVTDRGPANILLLQTTRDPATPYAGALGMRAALGQRARMVTVDGGNHGAYDPGTPSCAVTAADRFLATGTLPARDLACRPDPA; this is encoded by the coding sequence GTGGGCGGACGCCTGCCGGCCGCCGGGTTCGCGCCGGCGCTGGCCCTGACCCTGGCCCTGACCGGTACGGCGGCGCAAGCGCAGGCGGCCGCCGCCGAGCACCCCCGGCCGCCGGTGTGGACGGACTGCCCCGCCGACCCGTCCGGGGCGCCGGTCGACCCGGCGCTGCGCTGCACCACGGTGCGGGTGCCGCTGGACTACCGGAAGCCGGACGGGCGGACCATCGAGATCGCCGTCTCCCGGCTCGCCACCGCCAAGCCCGGCCTGCGGCGCGGCGTCCTGGTGCACAACGGCGGCGGCCCCGGCGTGGCCAGCCTGCACCTGCCGAGCGCCACCGCGGCCGGCTACCCGCGCGAGGTGCTCGACCGCTACGACCTGATCGGCTTCGACCCGCGCGGCGTCGGCCACAGCACCCCGGTGACCTGCGGACGCACCCCCGCCGAGGTGCCCTGGCAGCGGGTCTTCCCGTTCCCCGCCCCCGACGGCTCGATCGCCCCGAACACGCGCTTCGCCCGTGACCTGGCCCGCGACTGCCTCGCCGCCGGCGGCGACCTGGTCCGCCACCTCACCACCGCCGACACCGCCCGCGACCTGGACCGGATCCGGGCCGCCCTCGGCGAGCGGAGGATCTCCTACCGGGCCGCCTCCTACGGCACCTACCTGGGCGCGGTCTACGCCGAACTCTTCCCCGGCCGCACCGACCGCCTCGTCCTCGACGCCAACGTCGACCCCAACACCACCTGGCAGCAGCGCCTGGCCAGTTGGGACGCCGGCGCCGAACTGCGCTTCGCCGACTTCGCCGCCTGGGCCGCCGAACGCGACGCCGACCTGCACTTCGGCGCCACGCCCGCCGCCGTCCGGGCCGGCTACCTCGCGCTGGCCGCCGCGCTCGACCGCGCGCCGGTCCGGCACCCGGTGGCCGGACCGGTCGACGGCAACCTGTGGCGCACCCTCTACCGCCTCGACAGCTACCACACCGCGCTGTTCCCGGAGATCGCCGACTGGTGGAGCTACCTGGCCGCCGGCGGCACCGGCCCCGTACCGTACTGGTGGCTCGACAAGCCCGCCACCCCCGGCGTCCCCGCCGACAACGACATCGCCGCCTTCGTCGCCGTCCTGTGCAACGACACCCCCGCCGACCGCGACCCCGCCCGCTACCAGCGGGCCGTCACCGAGAGCCGGGCCCGCAACCCGATCTCCGCCGGCATGGGCGCCGACATCACGCCCTGCGCGTTCTGGCCCGCCCCCGCCGAACCCGCCGTCCGCGTCACCGACCGCGGACCCGCGAACATCCTGCTCCTGCAGACCACCCGCGACCCCGCCACCCCGTACGCCGGCGCCCTCGGCATGCGCGCCGCGCTCGGGCAGCGCGCCCGGATGGTCACCGTCGACGGCGGCAACCACGGCGCCTACGACCCCGGCACCCCGTCCTGCGCGGTCACCGCGGCCGACCGCTTCCTCGCCACCGGCACCCTGCCCGCCCGCGACCTGGCCTGCCGGCCCGACCCCGCCTGA
- a CDS encoding LysR family transcriptional regulator: protein MIDARRLRTLRAVADHRTVTAAAAALYLTPSAVSQQLAALEQETGHTLLVRAGRGVRLTAAGEILLTHADAVLAQLERAEADLAAYSSGAAGEITVAAFATGIALVLAPAVTALARTAPDLRVRVLDAEGDASLPMLLDGRADLAVAVEYRGAPRPDDRRLTRLPLYAEPFDAVLPLHHPLAAGPGPVAVADLAAEPWIGPYPGNPCHDVVLLACEHAGFQPRLVHSSDDFRAVTALASAGAGVALVPRSALRGAELDAVAVRPVDSALATRRVFAATRAGAEQHPLISPVLAALAEAAGHLDHPA from the coding sequence GTGATCGACGCACGACGGCTGCGGACCCTCCGGGCCGTGGCCGACCACCGGACCGTGACCGCCGCGGCGGCCGCGCTCTACCTCACCCCCTCCGCGGTCTCCCAGCAGCTCGCCGCCCTCGAACAGGAGACCGGCCACACCCTGCTGGTCCGGGCCGGCCGCGGCGTCCGGCTCACCGCCGCCGGCGAGATCCTGCTCACCCACGCCGACGCCGTCCTCGCCCAGCTCGAACGCGCCGAGGCCGACCTCGCCGCCTACAGCTCCGGTGCCGCCGGCGAGATCACCGTCGCCGCCTTCGCCACCGGCATCGCCCTGGTCCTCGCCCCCGCCGTCACCGCCCTCGCCCGCACCGCCCCCGACCTGAGGGTCCGCGTCCTCGACGCGGAGGGCGACGCCAGCCTGCCGATGCTGCTCGACGGACGCGCCGACCTCGCCGTCGCCGTCGAGTACCGCGGCGCCCCGCGCCCCGACGACCGCCGGCTGACCCGGCTGCCGCTGTACGCCGAACCCTTCGACGCCGTCCTCCCGCTGCACCACCCGCTGGCCGCCGGCCCCGGCCCGGTCGCCGTCGCCGACCTCGCCGCCGAACCCTGGATCGGCCCCTACCCCGGCAACCCCTGCCACGACGTCGTCCTGCTCGCCTGCGAACACGCCGGCTTCCAGCCCCGGCTCGTCCACTCCTCCGACGACTTCCGGGCCGTCACCGCCCTCGCCTCGGCCGGCGCCGGCGTCGCCCTCGTCCCGCGCTCCGCCCTGCGCGGCGCCGAACTCGACGCCGTCGCCGTCCGCCCCGTCGACAGCGCCCTCGCCACCCGCCGGGTCTTCGCCGCCACCCGGGCCGGCGCCGAACAGCACCCGCTGATCAGCCCCGTCCTGGCCGCCCTCGCCGAAGCCGCCGGCCACCTCGACCACCCGGCCTGA
- a CDS encoding FAD-dependent monooxygenase: MKNTETSLDILVSGAGIAGPALAYWLRRKGFRPVVVERAPAPRPGGQTVDLRGAGRTVIERMGLLERVRELAVDQRGIALVDRRGRHTARLPTELFGGEGIVSDLEILRGDLADLLYEATADEVEYLFDDTLTALHQDADGVHAVFENAPPRRFDLVVGADGLHSTTRRLAFGPERDFVTPLDCHTAWFTARTALDLDGWFLMYNAPGGLVVSARPGRLPGEVKAAFAFRSGPLTHDRRDRAAQQRLLTERFAGRGWESDRLLAAMAEADDFHLDSMGQVRLDSHSRGRVALIGDAACCPTPLTGLGTSLALVGAYLLAHELAAAGGDHTTAYAAYQRQMRPYAAKAQQLPPGGVAGYAPTSAAVIRLRAASMRWMTRRPLRRLMEAQAAKASEVALPAYDAAPAPVPAPGPRTDADTGTGTGTAPVSVG, from the coding sequence ATGAAGAACACGGAGACCAGCCTCGACATCCTCGTCTCGGGCGCCGGAATCGCCGGCCCGGCCCTGGCGTACTGGCTACGCAGGAAGGGCTTCCGCCCCGTCGTGGTGGAGCGCGCCCCCGCGCCCCGGCCCGGCGGCCAGACCGTCGACCTGCGCGGCGCCGGACGCACCGTCATCGAGCGGATGGGCCTGCTGGAGCGGGTCCGCGAACTCGCCGTCGACCAGCGCGGCATCGCCCTGGTCGACCGTCGCGGCCGGCACACCGCCCGGCTGCCCACCGAGCTCTTCGGCGGCGAGGGCATCGTCTCCGACCTGGAGATCCTCCGCGGCGACCTCGCCGACCTGCTGTACGAGGCCACCGCCGACGAGGTCGAGTACCTCTTCGACGACACCCTCACCGCCCTGCACCAGGACGCCGACGGCGTCCACGCGGTCTTCGAGAACGCCCCGCCCCGCCGCTTCGACCTGGTGGTCGGCGCCGACGGCCTGCACTCCACCACCCGTCGCCTGGCCTTCGGCCCCGAGCGCGACTTCGTCACCCCGCTCGACTGCCACACCGCCTGGTTCACCGCCCGCACCGCACTCGACCTCGACGGCTGGTTCCTGATGTACAACGCCCCCGGCGGCCTGGTGGTCAGCGCCCGCCCGGGCCGGCTCCCCGGCGAGGTCAAGGCCGCCTTCGCCTTCCGGTCCGGCCCGCTCACCCACGACCGCCGCGACCGCGCCGCCCAGCAGCGCCTGCTCACCGAGCGCTTCGCCGGCCGCGGCTGGGAGAGCGACCGCCTGCTCGCCGCGATGGCCGAGGCCGACGACTTCCACCTCGACTCGATGGGCCAGGTCCGCCTCGACAGCCACAGCCGCGGCCGGGTCGCCCTGATCGGCGACGCCGCCTGCTGCCCCACCCCCCTCACCGGCCTCGGCACCAGCCTCGCCCTGGTCGGCGCCTACCTCCTCGCCCACGAACTCGCCGCCGCCGGCGGCGACCACACCACCGCCTACGCCGCCTACCAGCGGCAGATGCGCCCCTACGCCGCCAAGGCCCAGCAGCTCCCCCCGGGCGGCGTGGCCGGCTACGCCCCCACCAGCGCCGCCGTGATCCGCCTGCGCGCCGCCTCCATGCGCTGGATGACCCGCCGGCCGCTGCGCCGCCTGATGGAGGCCCAGGCCGCCAAGGCGAGCGAGGTCGCACTCCCCGCCTACGACGCCGCCCCCGCCCCCGTTCCCGCCCCCGGCCCGAGGACGGACGCGGACACGGGGACGGGGACGGGGACGGCCCCGGTCTCCGTGGGGTGA
- a CDS encoding TetR/AcrR family transcriptional regulator C-terminal domain-containing protein — MDRYEQIAAELRGRIEHGELRPGDRVPSTREITRRWNVAMATATRVLAELRGQGLVRAVPGVGTVVAGNPSPASGPSSSTSPSTVPEAGRAPRTAGRQVPRRPAPEGVLTAERIVAAAIGVADGEGLEALSMRRVAAELDAATMSLYRHVPDKDGLVELMMDRVFADLAFSPAETRLDWRARLELAARRLWALFRAHPWLASAMSVTRPQPLPNALPFGEWMLAAMAGAGLDLQSVLTAYLTLVNYVRGTALNLELEAAAEAATGQDAEAWMDQHEPRYAELVAAHPTFRRLTEEGYDFDLDQLFEFGLQRLLDGLAALVAETAGAERP; from the coding sequence GTGGACCGCTACGAGCAGATCGCGGCCGAACTGCGGGGGCGGATCGAGCACGGTGAGCTGCGCCCCGGCGACCGGGTGCCGTCCACCCGGGAGATCACCCGCCGGTGGAACGTCGCGATGGCGACCGCCACCCGGGTGCTGGCCGAGCTGCGCGGCCAGGGCCTGGTCCGGGCCGTGCCGGGCGTCGGCACGGTGGTGGCCGGGAACCCCTCCCCCGCGTCCGGCCCCTCCTCCTCCACCTCCCCCTCCACCGTTCCGGAGGCCGGGCGCGCGCCGCGCACCGCCGGGCGGCAGGTGCCCCGGCGGCCCGCGCCGGAAGGGGTGCTGACGGCGGAGCGGATCGTCGCGGCGGCGATCGGGGTGGCCGACGGCGAGGGCCTGGAGGCGCTGTCGATGCGCCGGGTCGCGGCCGAACTGGACGCCGCCACCATGTCGCTGTACCGGCACGTCCCGGACAAGGACGGCCTGGTCGAGCTGATGATGGACCGGGTCTTCGCCGACCTGGCGTTCTCCCCCGCCGAGACCCGGCTCGACTGGCGGGCCCGGCTGGAGCTGGCCGCCCGCCGCCTCTGGGCGCTGTTCCGCGCCCACCCCTGGCTGGCGTCCGCGATGTCGGTGACCCGCCCGCAACCGCTGCCCAACGCGCTGCCGTTCGGCGAGTGGATGCTCGCCGCCATGGCCGGCGCCGGACTCGACCTGCAGAGCGTGCTCACCGCATACCTGACCCTGGTCAACTACGTCCGGGGCACCGCGCTCAACCTGGAGCTGGAGGCCGCCGCGGAGGCCGCCACCGGGCAGGACGCCGAAGCCTGGATGGACCAGCACGAACCCCGCTACGCCGAACTGGTCGCCGCGCACCCGACCTTCCGACGGCTGACCGAGGAGGGCTACGACTTCGACCTCGACCAGCTCTTCGAGTTCGGCCTGCAGCGCCTGCTGGACGGGCTGGCGGCGCTGGTCGCGGAGACGGCCGGAGCCGAGCGGCCGTAG
- a CDS encoding glycine C-acetyltransferase gives MFENVRDDLSATLAEIREAGLFKPERVIGTPQSAEITVTSGNGGEVLNFCANNYLGLADHPAVVAAAKDALDRWGYGMASVRFICGTQDVHKELEQRLSQFLGQEDTILYSSCFDANGGVFETLLDERDAVISDALNHASIIDGIRLSKARRHRYANRDLADLEKQLQDTQDARRRLIVTDGVFSMDGYIAPLAEICDLADRYGAMVMVDDSHAVGFVGPTGRGTPELHGVMDRVDIITGTLGKALGGASGGYVAARREIVALLRQRSRPYLFSNSLAPVIAAASLTVLDLLETSDDLRDRLRANTELFRTKMTGAGFEILPGEHAIAPVMVGDAAKAGRLAELLLERGVYVIGFSYPVVPHGAARIRVQLSAAHSTEDVERAVAAFIDARAALED, from the coding sequence GTGTTCGAGAACGTCCGCGACGACCTCTCCGCCACCCTGGCCGAGATCCGCGAGGCCGGCCTGTTCAAGCCGGAACGCGTCATCGGCACCCCGCAGTCCGCCGAGATCACCGTCACCTCCGGAAACGGCGGCGAGGTGCTCAACTTCTGCGCCAACAACTACCTCGGCCTCGCCGACCACCCCGCCGTGGTCGCCGCCGCCAAGGACGCCCTGGACCGCTGGGGCTACGGCATGGCGTCCGTCCGCTTCATCTGCGGCACCCAGGACGTCCACAAGGAACTGGAGCAGCGCCTCTCCCAGTTCCTCGGCCAGGAGGACACCATCCTGTACTCCTCCTGCTTCGACGCCAACGGCGGCGTCTTCGAGACCCTGCTCGACGAGCGCGACGCGGTCATCTCCGACGCGCTCAACCACGCCTCCATCATCGACGGCATCCGGCTCTCCAAGGCCCGCCGCCACCGCTACGCCAACCGCGACCTCGCCGACCTGGAGAAGCAGCTCCAGGACACCCAGGACGCCCGCCGCCGCCTGATCGTCACCGACGGCGTGTTCTCGATGGACGGCTACATCGCCCCGCTCGCCGAGATCTGCGACCTCGCCGACCGCTACGGCGCGATGGTCATGGTCGACGACTCGCACGCCGTCGGCTTCGTCGGCCCCACCGGCCGCGGCACCCCCGAACTGCACGGCGTCATGGACCGCGTCGACATCATCACCGGCACCCTCGGCAAGGCCCTCGGCGGCGCCTCCGGCGGCTACGTCGCCGCCCGCCGCGAGATCGTCGCCCTGCTGCGCCAGCGCTCCCGCCCGTACCTGTTCTCCAACTCGCTCGCCCCGGTGATCGCCGCCGCCTCGCTCACCGTGCTCGACCTGCTGGAGACCAGCGACGACCTGCGCGACCGGCTGCGCGCCAACACCGAGCTGTTCCGGACGAAGATGACCGGGGCCGGGTTCGAGATCCTGCCCGGCGAGCACGCCATCGCCCCCGTCATGGTCGGCGACGCCGCCAAGGCCGGCCGCCTCGCCGAGCTGCTGCTGGAGCGCGGCGTCTACGTGATCGGCTTCTCCTACCCGGTGGTGCCGCACGGCGCCGCCCGGATCCGGGTCCAGCTCTCCGCCGCGCACAGCACCGAGGACGTCGAGCGCGCCGTCGCCGCGTTCATCGACGCCCGCGCCGCGCTGGAGGACTGA
- a CDS encoding fibronectin type III domain-containing protein produces the protein MHAPNRRATAVGAAALLLATAAVAAVPSSASAANVLTNPGFETGTLSGWSCSGGLGSVVSTPVHGGSKALAGAVSAADNAKCVQTVAVQPSTTYSLSGWVRGNYVYLGVTGGTSTWTPAAADWKQLTVSFTTGAAQTSAEVYLNGWFGQGTYYADDISLDGPGGTPPDTQAPTVPGTPIATGSSATQVSLSWGASTDNVGVTAYDVYKNGTLATSVTGTTATVTGLTASTAYTFTVKARDLAGNTSAASNPVSVTTPSNGDPTAPTAPTNLVATATASTQVSLSWGASTDNVGVTAYDVYKNGTLTTSVTGTTATVTGLTASTAYTFTVKARDAAGNASAASNALAVTTPPTTTPSGFKQAAPYLYNGWGNPPAAATVMNATGIKWFTLAFVLAQNGCNPTWDSQRPLLNGVDQQTINAVRAAGGDVVPSFGGWSGNKLGPNCADATALAGAYQKVIDAYGLKAIDIDIENTDEFENYTVQDRILNALKIVKQKNPGIKTIVTFGTAISGPTDPGNRLIEQSKALGADIDVFTIMPFDFGNASTDMYAATVSAANGLKNKLKSVYGWDDATAYSHIGLSGMNGLSDNNEVTTIANWTAIRDWANTNHIARLAFWSVNRDRGCAGGGLQETCSGIAQSDWQFTSITAGFTG, from the coding sequence GTGCATGCCCCCAACCGCCGCGCCACCGCGGTCGGCGCCGCGGCGCTGCTGCTGGCCACGGCCGCCGTCGCGGCCGTCCCGAGCAGCGCCAGCGCCGCCAACGTCCTGACCAACCCCGGCTTCGAGACCGGCACCCTGAGCGGCTGGTCCTGCTCCGGCGGCCTCGGCTCCGTGGTCTCCACGCCCGTCCACGGCGGCTCGAAGGCGCTGGCCGGCGCCGTCAGCGCCGCGGACAACGCCAAGTGCGTCCAGACCGTCGCGGTGCAGCCCAGCACCACGTACTCGCTGTCCGGCTGGGTCCGCGGCAACTACGTGTACCTCGGCGTCACCGGTGGCACCTCCACCTGGACGCCGGCCGCGGCCGACTGGAAGCAGCTGACCGTCAGCTTCACCACCGGCGCCGCGCAGACCAGCGCCGAGGTGTACCTGAACGGCTGGTTCGGCCAGGGCACGTACTACGCGGACGACATCAGCCTGGACGGCCCCGGCGGGACCCCGCCGGACACCCAGGCGCCGACCGTGCCGGGCACCCCGATCGCGACCGGCTCCAGCGCCACCCAGGTCTCGCTCTCCTGGGGCGCCTCGACCGACAACGTCGGCGTCACCGCCTACGACGTGTACAAGAACGGCACGCTGGCCACCAGCGTCACCGGCACCACGGCGACCGTCACCGGCCTGACCGCCTCCACCGCCTACACCTTCACCGTGAAGGCCCGCGACCTGGCGGGCAACACCTCCGCCGCGTCCAACCCGGTGTCGGTGACCACGCCGTCGAACGGCGACCCGACCGCGCCGACCGCGCCGACCAACCTGGTCGCCACCGCGACCGCGTCCACCCAGGTCTCGCTCTCCTGGGGCGCCTCGACCGACAACGTCGGCGTCACCGCCTACGACGTGTACAAGAACGGCACGCTGACCACCAGCGTCACCGGCACCACGGCGACCGTCACCGGCCTGACCGCCTCCACCGCCTACACCTTCACCGTGAAGGCCCGCGACGCGGCCGGCAACGCCTCCGCCGCGTCCAACGCGCTCGCGGTGACCACCCCGCCGACCACCACCCCGAGCGGCTTCAAGCAGGCCGCGCCGTACCTGTACAACGGCTGGGGCAACCCGCCGGCCGCGGCCACCGTGATGAACGCGACCGGCATCAAGTGGTTCACCCTGGCGTTCGTGCTCGCGCAGAACGGCTGCAACCCGACCTGGGACAGCCAGCGCCCGCTGCTGAACGGCGTGGACCAGCAGACCATCAACGCGGTGCGCGCCGCGGGCGGCGACGTCGTCCCGTCCTTCGGCGGCTGGTCGGGCAACAAGCTCGGCCCGAACTGCGCCGACGCGACCGCGCTGGCCGGCGCCTACCAGAAGGTGATCGACGCCTACGGCCTGAAGGCGATCGACATCGACATCGAGAACACCGACGAGTTCGAGAACTACACCGTCCAGGACCGCATCCTGAACGCGCTGAAGATCGTCAAGCAGAAGAACCCCGGCATCAAGACGATCGTCACCTTCGGCACCGCGATCAGCGGCCCGACCGACCCCGGCAACCGGCTGATCGAGCAGTCCAAGGCGCTCGGCGCGGACATCGACGTCTTCACCATCATGCCGTTCGACTTCGGCAACGCGTCGACCGACATGTACGCCGCCACCGTCAGCGCCGCCAACGGCCTGAAGAACAAGCTCAAGTCGGTGTACGGCTGGGACGACGCCACCGCCTACTCGCACATCGGCCTCTCCGGCATGAACGGCCTCAGCGACAACAACGAGGTCACCACCATCGCCAACTGGACCGCGATCCGCGACTGGGCCAACACCAACCACATCGCCCGCCTGGCGTTCTGGTCGGTCAACCGCGACCGCGGCTGCGCGGGCGGCGGCCTGCAGGAGACCTGCTCCGGCATCGCCCAGTCCGACTGGCAGTTCACCTCCATCACGGCCGGCTTCACCGGCTGA